The following are from one region of the Hyphomicrobium album genome:
- the ffh gene encoding signal recognition particle protein, translating into MFQSLSDRLSGILDKLTRRGALTESDVGEAMREVRRALLEADVALDVVRDFIDKVKAKAIGQEVLRSITPGQMVIKIVNDELVAMLGSEGSTIDLHATPPVAIMMVGLQGSGKTTTTAKIAKRLTDRDKKKVLMASLDVRRPAAQEQLRVLGEQTSVDTLPIVAGQTPQQIAKRAVDAARLGGYDVVLLDTAGRIHIDEELMRESVEVRDIARPHETLLVADSLTGQDAVNVAKAFDERIGITGIVLTRADGDARGGAALSMRAVTGKPIKLLGVGEKWDALEDFHPARVASRILGMGDVVTLVEKAAQTIDAEKATKIAEKMKKGIFDLDDMAEQLKQMQRIGGMSGVLGMMPGMGKIKAQIADANLDDGILKRQHAIITSMTPQERRNPKVLDARRKRRIAAGSGTKVEDVNKLVKMHRQMADMMKSLGRNKGMLNRLVGGPGRGAAPSEAEMAAMQDELARLDPKALEQLPQDLKDALPKGPPGKGMPGFPGGMLTRLPGLGSGLPGLGGAGLPKFPGLPGKKK; encoded by the coding sequence ATGTTCCAATCGCTGTCAGATCGCCTGTCCGGCATTCTCGACAAGCTGACGCGTCGCGGCGCGCTCACCGAGAGCGATGTCGGCGAGGCGATGCGCGAAGTGCGCCGCGCCCTGCTCGAGGCCGACGTGGCGCTCGATGTCGTGCGCGACTTCATCGACAAGGTGAAGGCCAAGGCGATCGGCCAGGAAGTGCTGCGCTCGATCACTCCCGGCCAGATGGTCATCAAGATCGTCAACGACGAGCTTGTCGCCATGCTCGGCTCCGAGGGGTCGACGATCGACCTCCACGCCACGCCGCCGGTGGCCATCATGATGGTCGGCCTGCAGGGCTCTGGCAAGACGACGACGACGGCTAAGATCGCCAAGCGGCTCACCGACCGCGACAAGAAGAAAGTGCTGATGGCATCGCTCGACGTGCGCCGTCCGGCGGCGCAGGAGCAGCTCCGCGTGCTCGGCGAGCAGACGAGTGTCGACACGCTGCCGATCGTCGCCGGGCAGACGCCGCAGCAGATCGCCAAGCGCGCCGTCGATGCCGCCAGGCTCGGCGGCTACGACGTGGTGCTGCTCGACACCGCCGGCCGCATCCATATCGACGAAGAGCTGATGCGCGAATCCGTCGAGGTGCGCGACATCGCGCGCCCGCACGAGACGTTGCTCGTCGCCGACAGCTTGACCGGCCAGGACGCGGTCAACGTCGCCAAGGCGTTCGACGAACGCATCGGAATCACCGGTATCGTGCTGACGCGCGCCGACGGCGATGCACGCGGCGGCGCCGCGCTGTCGATGCGCGCCGTCACCGGCAAGCCAATCAAGCTGCTCGGCGTCGGCGAGAAGTGGGACGCCCTGGAGGACTTCCATCCGGCCCGGGTCGCCTCGCGCATCCTCGGCATGGGCGACGTCGTCACGCTCGTCGAGAAGGCGGCGCAGACCATCGACGCCGAGAAGGCGACGAAGATCGCCGAGAAGATGAAGAAGGGCATCTTCGATCTCGACGACATGGCCGAGCAGCTCAAACAGATGCAGCGCATCGGCGGCATGTCGGGCGTGCTCGGCATGATGCCCGGTATGGGCAAGATCAAAGCGCAGATCGCCGACGCGAACCTCGACGACGGCATCCTCAAGCGTCAGCACGCGATCATCACGTCGATGACGCCGCAGGAGCGCCGCAACCCGAAGGTGCTCGACGCGCGCCGCAAGCGGCGCATCGCGGCAGGTTCCGGCACCAAGGTCGAGGACGTCAACAAGCTCGTCAAAATGCACCGGCAGATGGCGGACATGATGAAGAGCCTCGGCCGCAACAAAGGCATGCTCAATCGCCTCGTCGGCGGTCCCGGCCGCGGTGCCGCGCCGAGCGAAGCCGAGATGGCAGCGATGCAGGACGAGCTCGCCAGGCTCGATCCGAAAGCGCTCGAGCAACTGCCGCAAGATTTGAAAGACGCGCTGCCCAAGGGGCCGCCGGGCAAAGGCATGCCCGGTTTTCCCGGAGGCATGCTGACGAGGCTCCCCGGCCTCGGCTCCGGCCTTCCTGGCCTGGGCGGCGCCGGCCTACCGAAATTCCCCGGCTTGCCGGGAAAGAAGAAGTGA
- the dapF gene encoding diaminopimelate epimerase, whose amino-acid sequence MTDAASIPFRKMNGLGNDFVVLDARTRPLSIAPEDAQRLGDRNRGIGCDQVIVMESSQKADVFMRIFNADGSEVSACGNATRCIALLAAEETGRSEVSVETNAGLLKAKVDGANRITIDMGRPRFNWEAIPLAEPFEDTTGIELQIGPIDAPVLHTPSAVNVGNPHAIFWVNDVNAHDLGRFGPLLENHPIFPERANISLAQVTSRNSLKLRTWERGAGLTKACGTAACAAAVAAARKGLTDRKVTVELPGGPLFIEWAENDHILMSGPAELEFEGTLAPDTLSRAPV is encoded by the coding sequence ATGACGGACGCCGCCAGCATCCCCTTTCGAAAGATGAACGGCCTCGGCAACGATTTCGTCGTGCTCGACGCGCGCACCCGACCGCTGTCGATCGCGCCAGAGGATGCGCAGCGACTCGGCGATCGCAATCGCGGAATCGGATGCGATCAAGTCATTGTCATGGAGTCGTCACAGAAGGCCGACGTGTTCATGCGCATATTCAATGCGGATGGCTCGGAGGTGAGCGCCTGCGGCAATGCCACGCGCTGTATCGCGCTCCTCGCCGCGGAAGAGACCGGGCGCTCGGAGGTCAGCGTCGAAACGAACGCCGGCCTGCTGAAGGCCAAGGTCGACGGAGCCAACCGCATCACGATCGACATGGGCCGACCGCGCTTCAACTGGGAAGCGATCCCACTTGCCGAGCCGTTCGAGGACACGACCGGCATCGAGCTGCAGATCGGTCCCATCGACGCGCCCGTTCTGCACACCCCATCGGCGGTCAACGTCGGCAATCCGCACGCCATTTTCTGGGTCAACGACGTTAACGCGCATGACCTCGGACGCTTCGGCCCGCTGCTGGAGAACCACCCGATTTTTCCCGAACGGGCGAATATCTCGCTCGCGCAAGTCACATCACGCAACAGCCTGAAGCTCCGCACGTGGGAGCGTGGCGCCGGGCTCACAAAGGCCTGCGGCACGGCCGCCTGCGCCGCCGCCGTGGCTGCAGCGCGCAAGGGGCTGACCGACCGAAAAGTAACCGTAGAGCTCCCCGGCGGGCCGTTATTCATCGAATGGGCCGAAAATGATCACATCCTGATGTCCGGTCCGGCCGAGCTCGAGTTTGAAGGCACGCTGGCGCCGGATACTCTGTCGCGCGCCCCCGTCTAG
- a CDS encoding PQQ-dependent sugar dehydrogenase: MTSNALRSFVFLIIVGFCTAAQPALAVITDAPAPAKPSKIKVETFASGLEHPWGMQFLPDGRLLVTERPGRMRIVTKDGRLSPPLAGVPEVAAEGQGGLLDVLLAPDFAKSHIIYFSYGEPRDEGKNGTTVARAKLVFDGDGGKLEDVKVIFRQEPAAKSAHHFGSRLVWAKDGTLFVTTGERNVLRDQSQNPANDIGKVIRINADGTIPSDNPKLEGWAPEVWSIGHRNMQGAALRPETGTLYVVEHGAQGGDELNHPEAGKNYGWPVITYGIDYSGEKIGEGSEKAGMEPAVYYWVPSIATSGLAFYDGDLFPDWKGNAFVGGLAGTQVQRLVLEGDEVVAAETLLDDQGKRIRDVRQGPDGALWLLTDDSGEVLRVTPEQ; encoded by the coding sequence ATGACGAGCAACGCCCTAAGGAGCTTCGTGTTTTTGATCATCGTCGGCTTCTGTACCGCGGCGCAGCCGGCATTGGCCGTCATCACCGACGCGCCTGCTCCAGCGAAGCCCAGCAAAATCAAGGTCGAAACCTTCGCCTCTGGGCTCGAGCACCCCTGGGGCATGCAGTTTCTCCCCGACGGCCGTCTGTTGGTAACCGAGCGGCCCGGCCGCATGCGCATCGTCACCAAGGATGGCAGGCTGTCTCCGCCGCTTGCGGGCGTTCCCGAGGTTGCGGCGGAAGGTCAGGGTGGCCTGCTCGACGTTCTGTTGGCTCCCGACTTCGCCAAGAGCCATATCATCTATTTCTCGTACGGCGAGCCGCGCGACGAGGGCAAGAACGGCACGACCGTGGCGCGCGCCAAACTCGTGTTCGACGGCGACGGCGGCAAGCTCGAGGACGTCAAGGTGATCTTTCGGCAAGAGCCTGCCGCGAAGAGCGCCCATCACTTCGGCTCGCGCCTCGTCTGGGCGAAGGACGGCACGCTGTTCGTGACGACAGGCGAGCGCAACGTCCTGCGCGATCAATCGCAAAATCCGGCAAACGACATCGGCAAGGTTATCCGCATCAACGCCGATGGGACGATTCCTTCGGACAATCCGAAGCTCGAAGGCTGGGCGCCCGAGGTTTGGTCGATCGGCCACCGCAATATGCAGGGCGCGGCGTTACGGCCTGAGACCGGAACGCTCTACGTCGTGGAGCACGGCGCGCAGGGCGGCGACGAGCTGAACCATCCCGAGGCCGGAAAGAACTACGGTTGGCCGGTCATCACCTACGGCATCGACTATTCGGGCGAGAAGATCGGCGAAGGCAGCGAAAAGGCAGGCATGGAGCCGGCGGTCTACTATTGGGTGCCGTCGATCGCCACGTCCGGCCTCGCATTCTATGACGGCGATCTGTTTCCTGACTGGAAGGGTAACGCCTTCGTTGGCGGGCTCGCCGGCACGCAAGTGCAGCGACTCGTGCTCGAAGGCGACGAGGTCGTTGCTGCCGAGACGCTGCTCGATGATCAGGGTAAGCGCATCCGCGATGTCAGGCAGGGCCCCGATGGCGCGCTATGGCTGCTAACCGACGACTCGGGCGAGGTGTTGCGCGTCACGCCGGAACAGTGA
- the ftsY gene encoding signal recognition particle-docking protein FtsY, producing the protein MSSKTQGALGRLWGGKRADEPGPDSAPSAGAEPQASAKAGWFSRLKQGLGKTSTKLSDGITGIFTKKKLEAATLDDLEDVLIEADLGVDTAENIITALRKGRFEKDISADDVRAVLKAEVERALAPVARPLVVDGTHKPHVILMVGVNGTGKTTTVGKLAAQFRGQGKKVMLAAADTFRAAAIDQLGIWGKRTGASVVSGAVGADAAGLVYDALTRARDDGADVLLVDTAGRLQNKEGLMEELAKIVRVLRKVDPSAPHDVLLVLDATTGQNALSQVEVFRQRAGVTGLVMTKLDGTARGGILVAISAKHAIPVHAIGVGESIDDLQPFDAGEFAQAIAGS; encoded by the coding sequence GTGAGCAGCAAGACGCAGGGCGCATTGGGACGGCTTTGGGGCGGCAAGCGCGCCGATGAACCCGGGCCGGACTCGGCGCCGTCCGCCGGGGCGGAACCGCAAGCGTCCGCGAAGGCCGGATGGTTCAGCCGCCTCAAACAGGGCCTCGGCAAGACGTCGACGAAACTGTCCGACGGCATCACCGGCATCTTCACGAAGAAAAAGCTCGAAGCGGCCACCCTCGATGATCTCGAGGACGTGCTGATCGAAGCCGACCTCGGCGTCGACACCGCGGAGAACATCATCACTGCCCTTCGCAAGGGCCGCTTCGAGAAGGACATCAGCGCCGACGACGTGCGCGCGGTCTTGAAGGCCGAGGTCGAGCGCGCTCTCGCACCCGTTGCCAGGCCTCTCGTCGTCGACGGCACGCACAAGCCGCACGTCATACTCATGGTCGGCGTGAACGGCACCGGCAAGACGACGACCGTCGGCAAACTCGCTGCTCAGTTCCGCGGCCAAGGCAAGAAAGTGATGCTCGCGGCCGCCGACACGTTCCGCGCCGCCGCGATCGATCAGCTCGGCATCTGGGGCAAGCGCACGGGCGCGAGCGTCGTCTCCGGCGCCGTCGGCGCCGATGCGGCGGGTCTCGTCTACGACGCGCTCACCCGGGCCCGCGATGACGGCGCCGACGTGCTGCTCGTCGACACCGCCGGGCGCCTGCAGAACAAGGAAGGGCTAATGGAGGAACTGGCGAAAATCGTCCGCGTCCTTCGTAAAGTCGATCCAAGCGCCCCACACGACGTCCTGCTCGTCCTCGACGCGACCACCGGGCAGAACGCGCTTTCGCAAGTCGAGGTATTTCGCCAGCGGGCGGGTGTCACCGGCTTGGTGATGACCAAGCTCGACGGCACCGCCCGCGGTGGCATCCTCGTTGCCATATCCGCCAAGCACGCCATACCCGTCCACGCCATCGGTGTGGGGGAAAGCATCGACGATCTACAGCCTTTCGACGCCGGCGAATTCGCCCAGGCGATCGCAGGGAGCTAG
- a CDS encoding inner membrane-spanning protein YciB, translating to MSALKRLMPFNAEQAVNILSEFGPLVLMFIVNAMYGIAAGTWALIISTVVAIVAMLLVLRRLPIFPLIASTVTVVFGGLTIITHDPMWVQIKVTIFNAMFAAFLFGGLYFKRNFFKYVFEKTFHYTEEGWDKFTWNFAWFFVFTAFANEAVRLGFKDERVYDILGLQMDGVGIWIAFKVALIMPLSGLYAYYLTRLMQRYRIPEPSTPAGTSTASNGQRPQIGAANGSGRVPVSAGERSGPAKSDIREINHG from the coding sequence ATGAGCGCCCTGAAGCGATTGATGCCCTTCAACGCCGAGCAGGCCGTGAACATCCTCAGCGAGTTCGGTCCGCTGGTGCTGATGTTCATCGTCAACGCCATGTACGGTATCGCGGCCGGCACGTGGGCGCTTATCATTTCCACGGTTGTCGCCATTGTCGCCATGCTGTTGGTGCTGCGACGCCTGCCGATCTTCCCGTTGATTGCGTCGACCGTCACCGTCGTGTTCGGCGGCCTCACAATCATCACCCACGATCCGATGTGGGTTCAGATCAAGGTCACCATCTTCAACGCGATGTTCGCCGCATTCCTGTTCGGCGGCCTCTATTTCAAGCGCAACTTCTTCAAGTACGTGTTCGAGAAGACCTTCCACTACACCGAGGAGGGTTGGGACAAGTTCACTTGGAACTTCGCTTGGTTCTTCGTCTTTACGGCGTTCGCCAACGAGGCGGTGCGCCTAGGCTTCAAGGACGAGCGAGTCTATGACATCCTCGGGCTCCAGATGGACGGGGTGGGGATCTGGATCGCCTTCAAGGTCGCGCTGATCATGCCGCTGTCGGGCCTTTACGCGTATTACCTGACGCGCCTGATGCAGCGGTACCGAATCCCCGAGCCCAGCACGCCTGCTGGCACGAGCACGGCCTCGAACGGTCAGCGTCCACAGATCGGCGCCGCCAATGGATCGGGAAGGGTGCCAGTAAGCGCCGGTGAGCGCAGCGGGCCCGCAAAATCGGACATCCGTGAAATCAATCACGGATAA
- a CDS encoding pentapeptide repeat-containing protein, with protein MRRRNGLGCRQTGLAVLVALPLLAADSPGWAADLTTREVVSALFKAAPGSAPDLSGKDLRRLDLAGVDFKGANLARATLFGSDLAGANLAKANLAGAVLDRVTITKTNFADANLAQATILRPNIFSSLEAASSEVPTFAGARLAGSHLSGRFDLVNFRGADLTGARFGPKDPRSEELITGRAELTGSDFSAAILRDANLSRSVAKYAKFTRADLRGANLAHANVKGADFTGADLAGADFTGAVLEGANFTNARGLDRARGLQQGFSGDNSTTPSNN; from the coding sequence ATGCGCAGGCGCAACGGATTAGGCTGCCGGCAGACGGGGCTCGCGGTTCTCGTGGCGCTGCCGCTGCTCGCTGCCGACTCTCCCGGGTGGGCCGCCGATCTGACGACGCGCGAGGTGGTGAGCGCGCTGTTCAAGGCCGCGCCCGGCTCGGCGCCGGACCTATCGGGCAAGGACTTGCGCCGGCTCGACCTCGCGGGCGTCGATTTCAAGGGTGCCAATCTCGCGCGAGCGACGCTGTTCGGCTCGGATCTCGCCGGCGCCAATCTAGCCAAAGCCAACTTGGCCGGCGCCGTGCTCGACCGCGTCACCATCACGAAGACCAACTTCGCCGATGCCAACCTGGCTCAGGCGACGATTCTGCGGCCAAACATCTTCTCGTCGCTCGAGGCCGCGAGCAGCGAGGTGCCGACGTTCGCTGGCGCGCGTCTTGCGGGTTCGCACCTGAGCGGACGGTTCGACCTCGTGAACTTCCGGGGCGCCGATCTCACCGGCGCACGCTTCGGGCCGAAGGACCCGCGCAGCGAAGAACTGATTACAGGCCGCGCGGAGCTCACCGGCAGTGATTTTTCCGCTGCGATCCTGCGCGATGCGAACCTGAGCCGCAGCGTCGCCAAGTATGCCAAGTTCACGCGCGCCGATCTGCGCGGAGCAAATCTTGCCCACGCCAACGTCAAAGGCGCGGATTTCACCGGTGCGGATCTGGCAGGCGCCGACTTCACCGGCGCCGTGCTCGAGGGGGCCAATTTCACGAATGCTCGCGGCCTCGACCGCGCACGCGGTCTGCAGCAGGGCTTCAGCGGCGACAACTCGACCACGCCGTCGAATAACTGA
- the rimM gene encoding ribosome maturation factor RimM (Essential for efficient processing of 16S rRNA), protein MSGNPQRILLGRIVSAHGIRGEVVIDSFTGAAEDIAAYGPLATEDGRNLDIKLVRTTPKGGVIARVAGVADRNGAEALRGTALYAQRGQLPEPEEGEFYYEDLAGLRADNEAGERIGQVVAVQNYGAGDLLEVRLEGQRATELIPFTDAFVPVVDVAGGRVVVVVPVYDADADDAAAEDEPD, encoded by the coding sequence ATGAGCGGAAACCCTCAGCGCATACTCCTTGGCCGCATCGTCTCGGCGCACGGCATCCGCGGAGAGGTCGTCATCGACAGCTTCACGGGCGCGGCCGAGGACATCGCCGCCTACGGGCCTCTCGCTACCGAGGATGGTCGGAACCTCGATATCAAGCTGGTGCGCACGACGCCGAAAGGCGGCGTCATCGCGCGCGTCGCGGGCGTTGCCGACCGCAACGGGGCGGAAGCGCTGCGCGGCACGGCGCTGTACGCTCAACGCGGACAACTGCCCGAGCCGGAGGAAGGCGAGTTCTACTACGAGGATCTTGCCGGCCTGCGCGCCGACAACGAAGCCGGCGAGCGCATCGGCCAGGTCGTGGCGGTGCAGAACTACGGCGCCGGAGATCTTCTAGAGGTGCGGCTCGAGGGCCAACGCGCGACCGAGCTGATTCCGTTCACCGACGCGTTCGTTCCGGTCGTCGACGTGGCGGGCGGGCGCGTCGTCGTGGTGGTGCCGGTATATGACGCCGATGCTGACGACGCCGCTGCCGAGGATGAACCCGACTAG
- the rpsP gene encoding 30S ribosomal protein S16, with the protein MSVKIRLSRGGAKKRPYYYVVVANTASPRDGRYIEQIGTFNPMLKKDDETRVKLELERCKYWLSVGAQPTDRVARLLDAAGLMKRTASNNPEKSKPKKKRLEREAAQAEKAKKAAEAAAAAAAEPAAE; encoded by the coding sequence ATGTCCGTGAAGATCCGCCTGTCGCGCGGCGGCGCCAAGAAGCGCCCCTACTACTACGTCGTCGTCGCCAACACGGCCTCGCCCCGCGACGGCCGCTACATCGAGCAGATCGGTACCTTCAACCCGATGCTCAAGAAGGACGACGAGACGCGCGTGAAGCTCGAGCTCGAGCGCTGCAAGTACTGGCTCTCGGTCGGCGCCCAGCCGACGGACCGCGTCGCCCGCCTGCTCGACGCCGCCGGGCTGATGAAGCGCACGGCCTCGAACAACCCCGAGAAGTCGAAGCCGAAGAAGAAGCGCCTGGAGCGCGAGGCGGCGCAGGCCGAGAAGGCGAAGAAGGCTGCCGAGGCCGCCGCTGCTGCCGCCGCCGAGCCCGCCGCCGAGTAA
- a CDS encoding FAD-dependent monooxygenase → MTQEAARYDVAISGASFAGLALAGALSDALGPELRVAVIDRAAPASMPADARAFALSAASRHLLEAMGVWPAIAPEAQPVEGIDITDTSLDSGVRPVLLSYDNATTAGEPATHIVPVGPLTAALQAKAKNHPSIALLAPAEATGFTADDTGARITLADGRTITSSLVVAADGRKSPLRDAAGVKVIGWAYPQTGIVTTVRHERPHGARAVQHFLPNGPFAILPLTGNRACITWTEDAGEAKRIMALDDAGFLAEIDKRFGGKLGAIALDGPRQSWPLQLHLARRYVAPRFALVGDAAHGVHPLAGQGLNLAFRDVAALVEVVADAVRLGFEAGDAQALARYERWRRFDSAVSAATFDGINRLFASDVPLLRSVREVGLGVVDRIPALKRFFVSEAAGLTGEVPRLLKGEPA, encoded by the coding sequence ATGACGCAAGAAGCCGCCCGCTATGATGTCGCAATCTCCGGCGCGAGCTTCGCCGGGCTGGCGCTTGCCGGCGCGCTGAGCGATGCGCTCGGGCCCGAGCTCAGGGTCGCCGTCATCGATCGCGCCGCGCCGGCTTCCATGCCCGCCGATGCCCGCGCCTTCGCGCTGTCGGCGGCGTCGCGGCACCTGCTGGAAGCGATGGGGGTCTGGCCGGCGATCGCACCTGAAGCCCAGCCGGTCGAGGGCATCGACATCACCGACACGAGCCTCGACTCCGGGGTGCGTCCGGTGCTCCTCAGCTATGACAACGCCACCACCGCCGGCGAGCCCGCCACGCACATCGTGCCGGTCGGGCCGCTCACCGCCGCGCTGCAGGCAAAGGCGAAGAACCATCCTTCGATCGCCCTGCTGGCGCCCGCCGAAGCGACCGGCTTCACCGCGGACGACACCGGCGCGCGCATTACGCTCGCTGACGGGCGCACGATCACCAGCTCACTGGTCGTCGCCGCCGACGGGCGCAAGTCGCCGCTGCGCGACGCCGCCGGCGTCAAGGTCATCGGCTGGGCCTACCCGCAGACGGGCATCGTCACCACCGTCCGCCACGAGCGTCCGCACGGCGCCCGCGCCGTGCAGCACTTCCTGCCGAACGGCCCGTTCGCCATCCTGCCGCTCACGGGCAACCGCGCCTGCATCACCTGGACGGAGGACGCGGGCGAGGCGAAACGGATCATGGCGCTCGACGACGCTGGCTTTCTGGCGGAGATCGACAAGCGGTTCGGCGGTAAGCTCGGCGCGATCGCGCTCGACGGACCGCGGCAATCGTGGCCGCTGCAATTGCATCTCGCCCGCCGCTACGTCGCGCCGCGTTTCGCGCTCGTCGGCGACGCGGCGCACGGCGTGCATCCGCTGGCGGGGCAGGGGCTCAATCTGGCATTCCGCGATGTCGCCGCGCTGGTGGAGGTGGTCGCCGACGCGGTGCGTCTGGGGTTCGAGGCGGGCGACGCGCAGGCCCTCGCGCGCTACGAACGCTGGCGGCGCTTCGACTCGGCCGTCTCCGCCGCGACGTTCGACGGCATCAACCGGTTGTTTGCCAGCGATGTCCCGCTGCTGCGCTCGGTACGCGAGGTGGGGCTCGGCGTCGTCGACCGCATCCCGGCGCTGAAGCGGTTCTTCGTCAGCGAGGCGGCGGGCCTGACAGGCGAGGTCCCACGCCTCCTCAAGGGCGAGCCGGCCTAG
- the mtaB gene encoding tRNA (N(6)-L-threonylcarbamoyladenosine(37)-C(2))-methylthiotransferase MtaB — translation MADPIIITLGCRLNGYESDVIRRNALEAWLDDAVIVNTCAVTSEAVRQATQTIRKLRRAHPSSRIIVTGCAAQIEPERFAAMHEVDHVVGNAEKLKPETFARLSTVGSERVQVDDITSVRETAGHLIDGYGTRTRAYVQIQNGCDHRCTFCIIPYGRGPSRSVPAGEVVAHIRRLVERGCREVVLTGVDITSYGGDLPGDASLGYLVRQILKLVPELERLRLSSIDQVEADTHLLRAIAEEERLMPHMHLSMQAGDDMILKRMKRRHSRADAVQFCRDVRRMRPDTVFGADFIAGFPTETDRMFENSLSIVDECDLTYLHVFPFSARPGTPAARMPQVPRKVAKERAGRLRTKGTGALARFLDAHSGAEVELLAERGGVGRTRQFAEMRLPPAIAAGSMLRARVTGHDGQRLSGEVLA, via the coding sequence ATGGCCGACCCCATCATCATAACGCTCGGCTGCCGGCTCAACGGCTATGAGTCCGACGTGATACGCCGGAACGCGCTCGAGGCCTGGCTCGATGACGCCGTCATCGTCAACACCTGCGCCGTGACGAGCGAGGCGGTGCGGCAGGCAACCCAGACGATCCGCAAGCTCCGCCGCGCGCATCCCTCTTCGCGCATCATCGTCACCGGCTGCGCCGCGCAGATCGAGCCTGAGCGCTTCGCGGCGATGCACGAGGTCGATCACGTCGTCGGCAATGCCGAGAAGCTGAAGCCCGAAACGTTCGCCAGACTTTCGACCGTCGGCTCGGAGCGCGTGCAGGTCGACGACATCACGAGCGTGCGCGAGACAGCCGGGCATCTGATTGACGGCTATGGGACGCGCACGCGTGCCTACGTGCAGATCCAGAACGGTTGCGATCACCGCTGCACCTTCTGCATCATCCCCTACGGCCGCGGACCTTCGCGCTCCGTGCCGGCCGGCGAGGTCGTGGCGCACATCCGCCGCCTCGTCGAGCGCGGTTGCCGCGAGGTGGTGCTGACCGGCGTCGACATCACCTCGTACGGCGGCGACCTGCCTGGTGATGCCTCGCTTGGATATCTCGTGCGCCAGATCCTCAAGCTCGTGCCGGAGCTCGAGCGCCTGCGCCTTTCCTCGATCGATCAGGTCGAGGCCGATACGCACCTGCTGCGTGCCATCGCCGAAGAGGAACGCCTGATGCCTCATATGCATCTGTCGATGCAGGCAGGCGACGACATGATCCTCAAGCGCATGAAGCGGCGGCACAGCCGCGCCGACGCGGTTCAATTCTGCCGCGACGTTCGCCGCATGCGGCCCGATACCGTCTTCGGCGCCGACTTTATCGCCGGTTTCCCGACCGAGACCGACAGGATGTTCGAGAATTCGCTCAGCATCGTCGACGAATGCGATCTCACATATCTGCACGTATTTCCCTTCTCGGCGCGCCCTGGCACGCCCGCGGCCCGCATGCCGCAGGTCCCGCGCAAGGTCGCCAAGGAGCGCGCAGGGCGCTTGCGCACCAAAGGCACCGGCGCACTCGCGCGCTTTCTGGACGCGCACAGCGGCGCGGAGGTTGAGCTTCTCGCCGAGCGGGGCGGCGTCGGCCGCACGCGCCAGTTCGCCGAAATGCGACTGCCGCCCGCGATCGCCGCCGGTTCGATGCTGCGCGCGCGCGTCACCGGTCACGATGGTCAGCGTCTCTCCGGTGAGGTCCTGGCGTGA
- the tesB gene encoding acyl-CoA thioesterase II yields the protein MPDDNPAPQSALDALLATLDLERLEDNLFLGARGNEGWQRVFGGQVLGQALMAAARTVDAERSVHSLHGYFLLAGDPSRPIVYDVERIRDGGSFTTRRVKAIQHGRPIFSMSSSFHKAEPGFDHQSEMPKVPQPEELPNPKDLIAGLIDALPQSMRSYWSRERPIDMRVVDVSRYLTRDKKAPLQHIWIRANGKLPDDPAIHQAVLAYASDFTLLDTALIAHGKLLFDADVQLASLDHALWYHRPFRADEWLLYVQDSPNAYGARGFCRGSIFTQEGTLIASVVQEGLMRQRRSAFVPN from the coding sequence ATGCCAGACGACAATCCCGCGCCGCAGAGCGCGCTCGACGCGCTCCTCGCCACGCTCGACCTCGAGCGGTTGGAGGACAACCTGTTCCTGGGCGCGCGGGGCAACGAGGGTTGGCAGCGGGTGTTCGGCGGGCAAGTTCTCGGCCAGGCGCTGATGGCCGCCGCCCGCACCGTCGACGCGGAGCGCTCGGTCCATTCGCTGCACGGCTATTTCCTGCTCGCCGGCGACCCCTCGCGGCCTATCGTCTACGACGTCGAGCGCATCCGCGACGGCGGCAGCTTCACCACGCGCCGCGTGAAGGCGATCCAGCACGGGCGGCCGATCTTCTCGATGAGCAGCTCGTTTCACAAGGCGGAGCCGGGCTTTGACCACCAGTCGGAAATGCCCAAGGTTCCCCAGCCGGAGGAGCTCCCCAACCCCAAGGATCTCATCGCCGGGCTCATCGATGCCCTACCACAGTCGATGCGCAGCTACTGGAGCCGCGAGCGCCCCATCGACATGCGCGTCGTCGACGTGTCGCGCTACCTCACCCGCGACAAGAAGGCCCCCCTGCAACACATTTGGATCAGGGCCAACGGCAAGCTGCCCGACGACCCGGCCATCCACCAGGCGGTGCTTGCCTACGCCTCGGACTTCACGCTGCTCGACACGGCGCTGATTGCCCACGGCAAGCTGTTGTTCGATGCGGACGTACAACTCGCCAGCCTCGACCACGCACTTTGGTACCACCGGCCGTTCCGCGCCGATGAGTGGCTCCTGTATGTGCAGGACAGCCCCAATGCCTACGGAGCGCGGGGCTTTTGTCGGGGCAGCATCTTTACGCAGGAGGGCACGCTGATCGCCTCCGTGGTGCAAGAGGGCCTGATGCGGCAGCGCCGCTCGGCATTCGTGCCCAATTGA